A region of Gracilinanus agilis isolate LMUSP501 chromosome 3, AgileGrace, whole genome shotgun sequence DNA encodes the following proteins:
- the LOC123240906 gene encoding IgGFc-binding protein-like encodes MPSRLVGESLVLPGCRERCICQAGGRLRCQPFQCPRSSGCILDRGVRLCGRPPGKGSATCRLVPGGLFTTFDGFQGRVPALAAPGAYELAVLADANPRNPAWFRVLTEYPACPACPAPRAWVIIRFRDGCVAVGPGGEVWVNGHRAQLPARVCGGVMARWAGSGKVLVERPPLLRVLAGPGGTVVLRAAGALGGQLQAACGDFNGDPQDDLRLRGGLPASSLDDVFRSCQARAFRRCHSTEKAHSPVYKEDYFST; translated from the exons ATGCCGTCGAGGCTG GTGGGTGAGTCTCTGGTCCTCCCAGGCTGCCGGGAACGCTGCATCTGCCAGGCAGGGGGTCGCCTACGGTGCCAACCGTTCCAGTGTCCCCGAAGCTCGGGCTGCATTCTGGACCGCGGCGTTCGCCTCTGCGGGAGGCCCCCTGGCAAGGGCAGTGCCACCTGTCGCCTGGTACCTGGAGGTCTCTTCACCACTTTCGATGGCTTCCAAGGCAGAGTCCCTGCCCTTGCTGCCCCCGGTGCCTACGAGCTGGCAGTCCTGGCTGACGCCAACCCCCGGAATCCTGCGTGGTTCCGTGTGCTCACAGAATACCCAGCCTGCCCAGCCTGCCCGGCCCCACGAGCATGGGTCATCATTCGCTTCAGGGACGGCTGTGTGGCCGTGGGGCCCGGCGGGGAGGTCTGG GTGAATGGACATAGGGCCCAGCTCCCAGCCAGGGTCTGCGGAGGGGTCATGGCCCGATGGGCTGGCTCTGGGAAAGTCCTTGTGGAGAGACCCCCCCTCCTTCGGGTGCTGGCGGGCCCAGGGGGTACAGTGGTCCTGAGGGCTGCCGGGGCCCTGGGTGGCCAGCTGCAAGCTGCCTGCGGTGACTTCAACGGGGACCCCCAGGATGACCTCCGACTCAGGGGTGGGCTTCCTGCTTCTAGCCTGGATGATGTCTTCAGGTCCTGTCAGGCTCGAGCCTTCAGGCGCTG ccacAGCACGGAGAAGGCGCACTCCCCTGTCTACAAGGAAGATTATTTTTCTACTTAA
- the SDHAF1 gene encoding succinate dehydrogenase assembly factor 1, mitochondrial codes for MSRHSRLQRQVLGLYRELLRAARGKPGAEARVRAEFRERARLPRGDVQRIEYLYRRGRRQLEQLRGGHTTALGFFVPGKDPGSQPATPHKEPPTDTDQRAATDPGHNVPP; via the coding sequence ATGAGCAGGCACAGCCGGCTGCAGAGGCAGGTCCTCGGCCTGTACCGCGAGCTGCTGCGCGCCGCGCGAGGCAAGCCCGGCGCCGAGGCGCGGGTCCGGGCCGAGTTCCGCGAGCGCGCACGGTTGCCTCGGGGCGACGTTCAGCGAATAGAGTACCTGTACCGGCGCGGGCGGCGCCAGCTGGAGCAGCTGCGGGGCGGCCACACCACGGCGCTGGGCTTCTTCGTGCCGGGGAAAGACCCGGGGTCGCAGCCCGCAACCCCCCACAAGGAGCCGCCCACAGACACTGACCAGCGCGCGGCCACAGACCCTGGGCACAATGTCCCGCCGTAG
- the SYNE4 gene encoding nesprin-4 isoform X1, whose protein sequence is MVGRRTRRLPGRGSAEGEAFLANDQQAEESVEGLMRRREPWSTATLEEGGQASLAHYEGVFRCLGRHRGRLIAYSLVFEDPASLQDPDSDTDSEGPGTGSGSLGPGVGTGGPPLEGSIAELEWDPTGDVGWLGALRSRTVWTPGSPCDVCGRAEPLAVWSLRGPPWGPPLSSFRTQDRKQPSPEDVPVLIPTGSEGPKEGRGPRWPRRTLFFLLLLLLLGAACLLPPPGGPHCPPPRLPGPLHLVLSYVNGPPPT, encoded by the exons ATGGTGGGAAGGAGGACGAGGAGGCTGCCTGGGAGGGGCTCCGCAGAGGGAGAG GCCTTCCTGGCCAATGATCAGCAAGCTGAAGAGTCAGTGGAGGGGCTGATGCGGAGGAGGGAGCCCTGGAGCACAGCCACCCTTGAAGAGGGCGGGCAGGCCTCACTTGCCCACTATGAGGGCGTCTTCCGGTGTCTAGGGCGGCATCGAGGCCGGTTGATCGCCTACAGCCTG GTGTTTGAGGACCCTGCCTCGCTCCAGGATCCAGACTCGGACACTGACTCGGAGGGGCCTGGCACTGGCTCAGGGAGTCTGGGCCCAGGGGTTGGGACTGGGGGTCCCCCGCTGGAAGGTTCCATCGCTGAGCTGGAATGGGACCCCACAGGGGATGTGGGGTGGCTGGGTGCCCTCAGGAGCAGGACAGTGTGGACGCCGGGGTCTCCCTGTGACGTGTGTGGCCGTGCTGAGCCCCTGGCG GTCTGGTCCCTCCGGGGACCGCCATGGGGTCCTCCCTTGTCTTCATTCCGCACTCAGGACAGGAAGCAACCGAGCCCTGAAGATGTGCCTGTGCTGATCCCTACGGGTTCTGAGGGTCCCAAGGAGGGACGAGGACCCCGCTGGCCCCGCCGGACCCTCTTCTTCCTgctcctcctgctcctgctcGGTGCCGCATGTCTCCTGCCCCCCCCAGGGGGGCCTCATTGCCCCCCTCCACGGCTTCCTGGGCCCCTGCACCTTGTCCTCAGCTACGTCAACGGGCCACCTCCAACCTGA
- the SYNE4 gene encoding nesprin-4 isoform X2, translating to MVGRRTRRLPGRGSAEGEAFLANDQQAEESVEGLMRRREPWSTATLEEGGQASLAHYEGVFRCLGRHRGRLIAYSLVFEDPASLQDPDSDTDSEGPGTGSGSLGPGVGTGGPPLEGSIAELEWDPTGDVGWLGALRSRTVWTPGSPCDVCGRAEPLADRKQPSPEDVPVLIPTGSEGPKEGRGPRWPRRTLFFLLLLLLLGAACLLPPPGGPHCPPPRLPGPLHLVLSYVNGPPPT from the exons ATGGTGGGAAGGAGGACGAGGAGGCTGCCTGGGAGGGGCTCCGCAGAGGGAGAG GCCTTCCTGGCCAATGATCAGCAAGCTGAAGAGTCAGTGGAGGGGCTGATGCGGAGGAGGGAGCCCTGGAGCACAGCCACCCTTGAAGAGGGCGGGCAGGCCTCACTTGCCCACTATGAGGGCGTCTTCCGGTGTCTAGGGCGGCATCGAGGCCGGTTGATCGCCTACAGCCTG GTGTTTGAGGACCCTGCCTCGCTCCAGGATCCAGACTCGGACACTGACTCGGAGGGGCCTGGCACTGGCTCAGGGAGTCTGGGCCCAGGGGTTGGGACTGGGGGTCCCCCGCTGGAAGGTTCCATCGCTGAGCTGGAATGGGACCCCACAGGGGATGTGGGGTGGCTGGGTGCCCTCAGGAGCAGGACAGTGTGGACGCCGGGGTCTCCCTGTGACGTGTGTGGCCGTGCTGAGCCCCTGGCG GACAGGAAGCAACCGAGCCCTGAAGATGTGCCTGTGCTGATCCCTACGGGTTCTGAGGGTCCCAAGGAGGGACGAGGACCCCGCTGGCCCCGCCGGACCCTCTTCTTCCTgctcctcctgctcctgctcGGTGCCGCATGTCTCCTGCCCCCCCCAGGGGGGCCTCATTGCCCCCCTCCACGGCTTCCTGGGCCCCTGCACCTTGTCCTCAGCTACGTCAACGGGCCACCTCCAACCTGA
- the SYNE4 gene encoding nesprin-4 isoform X3, with the protein MRRREPWSTATLEEGGQASLAHYEGVFRCLGRHRGRLIAYSLVFEDPASLQDPDSDTDSEGPGTGSGSLGPGVGTGGPPLEGSIAELEWDPTGDVGWLGALRSRTVWTPGSPCDVCGRAEPLAVWSLRGPPWGPPLSSFRTQDRKQPSPEDVPVLIPTGSEGPKEGRGPRWPRRTLFFLLLLLLLGAACLLPPPGGPHCPPPRLPGPLHLVLSYVNGPPPT; encoded by the exons ATGCGGAGGAGGGAGCCCTGGAGCACAGCCACCCTTGAAGAGGGCGGGCAGGCCTCACTTGCCCACTATGAGGGCGTCTTCCGGTGTCTAGGGCGGCATCGAGGCCGGTTGATCGCCTACAGCCTG GTGTTTGAGGACCCTGCCTCGCTCCAGGATCCAGACTCGGACACTGACTCGGAGGGGCCTGGCACTGGCTCAGGGAGTCTGGGCCCAGGGGTTGGGACTGGGGGTCCCCCGCTGGAAGGTTCCATCGCTGAGCTGGAATGGGACCCCACAGGGGATGTGGGGTGGCTGGGTGCCCTCAGGAGCAGGACAGTGTGGACGCCGGGGTCTCCCTGTGACGTGTGTGGCCGTGCTGAGCCCCTGGCG GTCTGGTCCCTCCGGGGACCGCCATGGGGTCCTCCCTTGTCTTCATTCCGCACTCAGGACAGGAAGCAACCGAGCCCTGAAGATGTGCCTGTGCTGATCCCTACGGGTTCTGAGGGTCCCAAGGAGGGACGAGGACCCCGCTGGCCCCGCCGGACCCTCTTCTTCCTgctcctcctgctcctgctcGGTGCCGCATGTCTCCTGCCCCCCCCAGGGGGGCCTCATTGCCCCCCTCCACGGCTTCCTGGGCCCCTGCACCTTGTCCTCAGCTACGTCAACGGGCCACCTCCAACCTGA
- the ALKBH6 gene encoding alpha-ketoglutarate-dependent dioxygenase alkB homolog 6, which translates to MDQLDAVIPSLEPFRVEQVPPIIYYVPDFISEQEETKLLRQVYEAPKPKWTQLSGRKLQNWGGLPHPKGMVPEQLPQWLQRCVDTVSGLGLFGGAKANHVLVNEYRPGEGIMPHEDGPLYYPTVSTISLGSHTILDLYPPRGPELEKDPQEEQPQLQPKFSLLLEPRSLLVLRGEAYTHFLHGIRPTLMDSLTETPVANASACPSAQPGALLPRGTRVSLTIRRVPRVLRTSLLLSKRSLSTPGISKHQLNPGISKHQLNSGISKHQLNPEISKH; encoded by the exons ATGGACCAACTGGATGCTGTGATCCCTTCACTGGAACCCTTCAGGGTAGAGCAG GTTCCACCCATCATTTACTATGTCCCAGATTTCATCTCTGAGCAAGAAGAGACAAAGCTGCTCCGACAG GTGTATGAGGCTCCAAAGCCCAAATGGACACAGCTTTCAGGGCGGAAATTACAGAACTGGG GTGGGCTCCCCCACCCAAAGGGGATGGTGCCTGAACAGCTACCTCAGTGGCTCCAGCGCTGTGTGGACACGGTCTCCGGGCTTGGCCTGTTCGGGGGTGCCAAAGCTAATCATGTCCTAGTAAATGAATACCGGCCAGGAGAGGGCATCATG CCCCATGAGGACGGCCCCCTGTACTACCCAACCGTCAGCACCATCAGCCTGGGCTCCCACACGATACTGGATCTGTACCCGCCTCGAGGgcctgagctggagaaggacccCCAAGAGGAGCAG CCCCAGCTTCAGCCCAAGTTCTCTCTGCTGCTGGAGCCCCGAAGCCTCCTGGTCCTCCGAGGGGAAGCTTACACCCACTTTCTTCACGGGATCCGCCCAACATTGATGGACTCGTTGACCGAGACCCCAGTGGCCAATGCTTctgcctgcccctctgcccagcccgGGGCCCTGCTCCCCCGAGGCACACGGGTCTCTCTGACTATTCGAAGGGTCCCCAGAGTGCTCCGTACCAGCCTCTTGCTGAGCAAGCGATCCCTGAGCACTCCAGGGATCTCCAAACACCAGTTAAACCCAGGGATCTCCAAGCACCAATTAAACTCAGGGATCTCCAAGCACCAATTAAACCCAGAGATCTCTAAGCACTAA